The following is a genomic window from Chitinophaga caseinilytica.
ATGCGAAGATGACGGAAACGCATTTGCCCGCGCTGCAGGCAACATTGGCGTCGATGAAGGAAATCAGCGGGGCGGTGATCGCCATCACACTGGTGATGTCTGCCGTGTTTATTCCGGTGGCGTTCCTCAGCGGGCCGGTGGGCGTGTTTTACCGGCAGTTTTCGCTCACGCTCGCCTTCGCGATCATCATTTCGGGGATCAACGCGCTCACGCTTACGCCGGCGCTTTGCGCGCTCATGCTGAAGCACGATCCCAACGGGCATATGCGCACCAATCCGTTGCAGTGGTTCTTCAACATGTTCAACCGCGGATATAACAAAACCGAGAACAAATACAAGCGCATCGTAGGCGCCATCGCCGGAAAGCGGGTGCTGACGCTGATCACGCTCATCGCGTTCTTTGTGCTCACCTGGGGCGCGGCGGCTATTCTGCCGGGGGGATTCATTCCCGGGGAAGACCAGGGCATGATCTACGTGAACGTGACCACGCCCAACGGCGCCACGGTGGAGCGTACCGAGAAAGTGCTCGATTCCGTGCAGGCCGCTGCTGCGGGAATGGATGCGGTAGAATCGGTGTCCACCCTCGCGGGGTATAGCCTCGTGAACGAAGTAGCAGGCGCTTCTTATGGGATGGGGATGATCAACCTCAAATCCTGGGGCGACCGTGAACAGTCGGTCAACGAAATCATCGAAGAGCTGAAGCAGCGGACGCGCAACATCGCCGACGCATCCATCGAATACTTCCCGCCGCCGACGGTGCCGGGTTTCGGGAACGCTTCCGGATTCGAGCTGCGCGTGCTGGACAGGACCGGGGCCGACGACCTGGAACAGGTATCCGAAGTCACGAATAAATTCATCGCCGCGCTGGAGAAGCGCCCCGAGATCGGGAGCGCCTTCACGAGCTTCGACCCGGCCTTCCCGCAATACATGATCCACGTAGACCAGGCCATGGCGGCCAAAAAGGGCGTGAGCATCGATAATGCCATGAGCACCCTTCAAACCCTGCTGGGCAGCTTCTACGCGAGCAACTTCATCCGTTTCGGACAGATGTATAAGGTGATGGTGCAAGCCTCGCCGCAATACCGCACCAAGCCGGAAGACGTGCTGCTGCTGCATGTGAAGAACGACCACGGCGAAATGGTGCCCTTCTCCAACTTCGTGCGGCTGGAGCGGGTGTACGGGCCTGAAACCCTCACGCGCTACAACATGTACATGTCTGCCATGATCAATGGCGACGCGGCGCCAGGGTTCTCCAGCGGCGACGCCATCAGGGCCATCGAGGAAACGGCGAAAGCGACCCTGCCGCGCGGATTCTCTTTCGAATGGAGCGGGATGACGCGCGAACAGGTGCTTTCCGGCAACCAGGCCATCTATATTTTCGGGATATGCCTCCTGTTCGTGTACCTGTTGCTGGCTGCGCAATACGAAAGCTTCCTGTTGCCGCTGCCGGTGCTGCTTTCGCTGCCCGCGGGCATTTTCGGGGCGTTCCTCTGCCTCAAGCTCGCCGGACTGGAAAACAACATCTACGCACAGGTGGCGCTGGTGATGCTGATTGGTTTGCTGGGCAAGAACGCCATCCTGATCGTGGAATTTGCGGTACAGCGGCAGAAACAGGGCCTTACGGTGGTAAGGGCCGCCATAGAAGGCGGCGTGAGCCGTTTACGGCCCATCCTGATGACGAGCTTCGCGTTCATCGCCGGGCTGATCCCGCTGTGTATCGCCAGTGGTGCGGGTGCCATGGGGAACCGTTCCATCGGTACGGCCGCTGCGGGCGGGATGTTGATCGGGACCATTTTCGGAGTGCTCGTTATTCCCGGATTGTATGTACTGTTTTCAAGGATAAAGGTGAAGCGGAAGAAACCGAAACCCGCCGTGATCGCGGCTGCGGCCTTGCTGCTGTTCCTGGGCGCGTGTAAGGCGCCACAGCCCCTGCAAACCCCGGAGCTGCCGGCGGTGCCGCAGGCGGAAAAGGATACCCTCGCGCCGGTGAGCCTCCTTCCCGTCAAATCGTTCTTCACCGACCCGTATCTGCAGCAACTGCTTGATACCGCGTTCCGCAATAATGCCGACGTGCTCATCGCCGTGCAGAAAATGGAAACCGTACAGGCGCAACTGGCCATGGCGCGCAAAGCCTGGCTGCCGACGCTCAACGCCGGCGTGCATGCGGGAACGGAGAAATTCGGGAAATATACCATCGACGGGGTCGGCAATTTCGATACGAACTTGTCACCCAATATCGATAAAGACCAGCGCCTTCCCACGCCGGCGGTGCCGGATTATTTCGCGGGGCTGCGCAGTGCCTGGGAGATCGACCTGTGGGGGAAACTGAAGCGGCAGAAAGAGGCCGCGTACGCAAGGTTCCTCGCTTCGGCCGAAGGCCGCCGGCTCGTGTATACGCAACTGACGGCCCAGATCGCCTCGCTGTATTATCATTTGCTGGAACTGGATTACGAACTGGCCGTTATCGAAAAGAACGTGCTGCTGCAGGAATCCGCGCTGGAAACGGTGAAGATCCAGCAGGAAGCGGGGAGGGCCACTGCGTTGGCGGTCCAGCAGTTCCACGCGCAATTTCTGAATACGAAAGCCCTGGCATTCGGCATCCGGCAGCAACGCACGGAAATCGAAAACCAGCTGAACGCCCTGGCCGGACGGTTCCCCCAGGAAGTGCCCCGCTCAAAAAATCTGCTGGAAGCGCCCATCCCGGCGAAGCTGGCGGAAGGCATCCCGGCGAAACTGTTGCTGGCGCGGCCAGACATCCGCCAGGCGGAACTGGAGCTCGTGGCGGCAAAGGCAGACGTGAATGCGGCGCGCGCATCGTTCTTCCCTACATTGACATTGAGCGCATCCATCGGGTATAATGCGTTCGACCCGGGATTGCTGTTCAAAAGCCCGGCCTCCATCGCGTATACGGCGCTGGGCGGGCTCACGGCGCCCGTGTTCAATCAAAACCAGATCCGGTCGCGCTACCGGATCGCTACGGCCGAAGGTATGAGCGCGTTCTACGCGTACCGCCAGGCCATCGTGAACGGATACCAGGAAGTATCCACCTCGCTGCAAAAAGTCGGCAACAGCGAGCAGGCATATAAGCTCAAGGAAGCGGAAGTGCTCATGCTGCAATCCGGCGTATCCACCTCGCGCGATCTCTTCGCCACGGGGTACGCCAATTATCTGGAAGTGATCAATGCCCAGAAAAACGTCCTCGATGCAGAACTGGCTCTGGCGCAGCACCGGCGTGAAGTGTTCGACGGTGTGATAGCGCTCTACAGGGCCTTGGGCGGAGGTGCGGAATAGGGCAAGGGCCGGTCATTTGACCGGCCCTTTTCTTTTTTATGTGCAACGTTTCCGTTTGATTACATTTTTTTGAAGCGCCCGATGGCAAGCCCCGTCTGTATCTTCTGCATTCTCACTCCCTGAATTACCTCGGAGGAAGATTGATTGATCACAGACGTGAATATCAGCTCGCCATTCACGATCGCAAATTTCGATGCATTGGGAACTACGGGCATTTCCTGGCCGGTGGAGGGGAACTGGATGAGCCCTTTTTCGGCCAACACGGAATCCGTTCCCACATACTTGAACGTGGCTGTGCTGTTGTATTTGGGCACAGTGAAATTGAACGGCACCTGAAACGGCTCGTCAAAATCAGGCGTTGTTCCGGTAAAGGATTCCACTATCATGGTAGCGTTGATCTTGTAACCGAGGCCGGTCGATGTCATGGTATTGCCTTCGATGATCATCATACCGGTATTTTCGGTGGTCGTGTACTCAATGTCCGAAACTGTCCGGTTGGTTACGCCGGCTTCAACATAAGATTGCTCCGTTTTAGCTTTCAGGTACATGGATACGAACTGGTAAGTACCATTCAGCGTGCCCGTGGGCTTGGGCTCATCGTCTTTTTTGCTACAGCCGGTAAACACAAGGGCGGCAAACAGGAGATAGGTCAGGGATGAAATCTTTTTCATGTGGGATAAATATTTGAACCCCAAAAGTAAACCCATCCCTCCAATCTTTTATCCCACCTTTATTCCACTTTTCCGAACACCATTTTCATAACACTTGATAAGATGAGATAGCCCGCGCAGCTAGCCGCGCCCCAGGAGAAAAGAAACAGCAGCGCGCCTTTCACGGTCGACGGATCGATCCAGTTATAGGCCAGGATCCCGCAGAAAAAGCTGTTGGATACGGTCGCAAACAAAAGCATCACCGCGAGAAAAGTAGCGGATACGTTTTTCATAGGATAGGATTTGTCTTAAATATATGTTAAATATATAACATGTGCAAGTGGCCGCTAGTATTCCGCGAAACTTTGGTCTTCGTAGCACCATATCCACCGTTCCCCCGGCTCTGCGGAAATCACCACGGGATGCCCGGTAGCGTGGAAATGGGCGGTCATGTGGCGGGAAGGGGAGCTGTCGCAGCAAAAAGTGCCGCCGCAGGTCTGGCAGGTGCGCAAGTGCAGCCAGGTGCCGCCGGTTTTGACGCATTCCTCACATTCGTGTTTTTTCGGGTGTACCAGTGTTTCCAGTTGCAGGATGTGCTGGCAGGGTTTATCGGCCATAAGAACGTTTTTATCAGGTTTCGGCTAAATATTTATGAACGAAGCTGATCGCCATGGCACCCTCGCCCACAGCGGCTGCTACGCGGTTCATTGCGCCCGCGCGCACGTCGCCGGCGGCAAAGATGCCGGGGATGCTCGTTTCCAGGATATACGGATCGCGGGCGGGTTTCCACAGCTGCCGGAAAGCCGGGTATTGCTGGAGGTCGCGCCCCGTTTCGATGAACCCCTTGTCGTTTTTGATGATGCCGTCTCCGATCCAATCGGTATACGGCCGCGCGCCGATGAAAATGTACAACGCATCCGCCGGCATGTCGCTTTCGGCGCCGGAGTTGAGGTCGCGCAGGCGGAGGTTGCTGAGCTTCGCTTCCCCCGTTCCCTCCGCGATCTCCGCGCAGGGCAGCAGATGGATATTGGGCGTTTGTGTGATCTGATCGATGAGATAGGCGCTCATAGACGAGCGCAGGTCGGGCTTGCGGATAACGATATGCACGTTCCTGGCGAATTTCGACAGGTACATCGCCGCCTGGCCCGCAGAATTCCCTCCGCCGAGCACGAACACTTCCTTGTCGCGGCATGATGCCGCTTCGGTGCTCGCCGCGCCATAATACACGCCGGCCCCCGTGAAATCCCCGATGCCCTGGGTTTCCAGCTTCCGGTAATCCACGCCCGTCGTGATCACGAGGGCTTTGCTGTAGATCTCGGTACCATCGTCCAGCGAAATGATTTTATACTGGTCTTTCACCTGGATGCCGGCCACGGATTGGGGCGACAAAAACTCCGTCCCGAACCGCGTTGCCTGCGTAATGGCGCGCCGCGTCAAATCGGCGCCGCTCAATCCCGTGGGGAATCCCAGGTAGTTTTCGATCCGCGAGCTGGTACCTGCCTGTCCGCCCGGCGCCCGCCGCTCGATGAGCAGGGTGCTGAGGCCTTCAGACGCGCCGTAAACCGAAGCCGCCAATCCCGCGGGCCCCGCGCCGATAATGGCTACGTCGTATACCTGGTTGCGAACGGTGGGGTTCAGCCCGATGCGCGACGCGATGTCTTTCAACGCCGGTTTGGCGAACAGCGCGCCGTCTTCGAATATGATGGCGGGCAATTCCTGCGCGCCGAGGTTGTTGGCGGCGGCCAGGAGCTTGCCCTGTTCGTTGCTTTCCACATCCATCCATTGGTACGGAACAAGGTTGCCGGCCAGGAAATCCTTGATTTCGTGGCTGCGCGGCGAAAACTGGTACCCGATCACGCGGATGCCTTTGAAATCTGGCCGGTAATTGGCCTGCCAGTCGCCCAGGATCTCTTCCATCACGGGATAGAGCTTTTCTTCCGGAGGGTCCCAGGGTTTCATGAGGTAATAATCCAGTTTCACGTCGTTGATCGCCTTGATGGCTGCTTCGGTGTCAGAATACGCCGTGAGCAGCACGCGCTTCGCTTCGGGGAACACTTTCATGGCCTTTTCGAGGAAATGAACGCCGTCCATTTCGGGCATGCGCTGGTCGGAAAGGAACAGGGCCACTTCTTCGCCTTTGTTCTGCAATTCGGTGAGGCTCGCCAGTGCTTCCGCCACGGAAGCGGTAGACAGTACTTTATACCGGTCGCGGAACTGGTTGCGTAAATCCCGGCTGATGGCGCGGAGCACCTGCTGATCGTCGTCTATCAAAAATATAATGGGCTGGTTCATGCGTTGTTGGTATTGGCTTCGCCGTTGATGGGAAAGCAGATGGTAAAAATGGTATTCCCCGGTTCCGACGTGGCTTTCACGGAACCATGGTGCTGCCGCACGATGTTCATCACCGCGTCCAGGCCGAGGCCGGTGCCTTTGCCGATCGCTTTGGTGGTGAAAAACGGGTCGAAGATCCGGGAAAGGTTTTCCGGCGGGATGCCCGGGCCATTGTCGCCCACGGTCACTTTCACGAATTCGCCGTCGCGCACGGTGCGGATGGTCAGCACCCCGTTGCCCTGGGCGTCCAGCGCATCGGCCGCGTTATCGATGAGGTTGGTCCAGACCTGGTTCAATTCTCCCGACAGGGCAAATACGGGCGGGAGCGTGTCGTCGAATTCTTCCTTCACTTCGATCTTCCCTTTCCGCAACTTGTATTGCATCATCACGAGCGTGTTGCGGATGCCGGTATGAATATCGATAAACTGTTTATCGGCGCCTCCGTCCATATGCGTGAAAATCTTCACCGACTTCACCAGCCCGGAAATGCGCTGCGAGGCCTCGCGGATGTCGGAGAGCATGCGTTCCGTAGTGAAATGGCTGCTCATCCAGGAAAGCACGGTGCCGAGGTATTCCGCCGGCAGTTTTTTCGCAAAAGCGTCCAGAGATGCGGGATGCAGGCCGTAATGCCGGAAATTCTCCGCCATGTCGGGCACATCGGGGATGTGGTGATCGTAGAGCCAGTCGCTGATGGCATCTTCCTGGCTGCTGCGTTCCAGCATACCGGGTACGGGCCGGTCGGCGACCGACAGCGATTCCCGGATCTGATCGCACACGAAATCCGCCTCTTCCGGCGAAAGCCGTGTCAGCATCATTTTCCGGAAGGTTTCCGGCGCGCCGCGCAAATGTTCGCCCAGGGTATCCGACCCGCGCACGATCGCCGCGGCAGGATTGTTCAGTTCGTGCGCCAGCCCGGCCGCCAGTTTCCCCAGCGCCATCATTTTTTCATTCTGCTGCGTGATGATGGTGAAATCCCGCACGCGGTTGGTCATGACGAATACCAAGGCCTGCGTCAGCTCGTATTGCTGCGCCATCATTTCCCGGAGCTTCGCTTTCGGGTAGGTCATCATTTCCACCGGCGTTTTACAGCAGGAATACCCGATGGAGCCGCGCGCGCGGGAATAGGGCAGGATGCCGGTCACCTGGTGCGCGGAAGTCTCGGTTATTGGCACTTTGTTGCCGGCCTGGATGCGGTAGAATTCGATGGTCCCGGAAAGGATGAAATGGACGCCGCGGATATCGTCGCCGGGCTTGTACAGGTAATCGCCTTCGGCGAAACGCTCGGTCTCGCTGTTGTCGATCAGCCATTGCAATTGCGCTACGGGCACGTCTTTGAGGGCATCGAACAGTTGTAGTTCCTGGATGGTCACGGTAAAATCGCTGTTTGTTTAAAGATACTTATTATCAGCGAATTGCGGACGTTCCTGCAATGAAGCCGGCATCGGAATGCGTTTTCTGCACATCATCGCGCGAACCGGATGGTAAACCGCGTGTCTCCCGGCAGGGGCGTTTCGAGGGAAAATTGCCAGCCATGCGCCATGAGGATGTCGCGGACGAGCATGAGCCCGATGCCCTGTCCGTCGGGTTTGGTGGAAAAGAACGGTGTGAACACGTCTGCCGGCGCCTCCACGCCATGGCCGGTATCGCTGATCCGGACGGCGTCCTGCAGTTGGGCGATCCGGATGTCGCCATCCGTTCCGATGGCTTCCATGGCGTTTTTGATGACGTTAATGAGGACTTGTTCCAGTTGCAGGCGGTCGCCGGAAACGGTGGTGTCGTTGGGGAGGAAATCGAGGTGGATGCGGATGTTTTTCTCCGCGGCGCGGGCTTCATGGAGTTGCGCGGCGTGGCGGAGAAGGGATTGGATGGACAGGGGTTTACGGTCCGGCGGCGGCAATTTGACGAGGTCGGCGAAATTGCGCATGAACCCGTTCAGGTGCTGGTTGCGCTCCACGGCCACTTCCAGGGCGCCCTGGTGCGCGGGGTCGAGCGTATGGGCCTTGAGCGTGGAACCGATGATGCTGTTGACGGGGCCGATCGTGTTGTTGACTTCATGCGCCATCATGCGGATCACTTTGCCGTAGACTTTCTTTTCCGCCGAGAGGATTTCCGTCGTCAGTTCTTCTATCATAACGAAATGCCGCGCAAATCCCCGGTCGATGAAATGCGATTTCTGCAGCTTGAAGGTATTAACACCGTTGATGGTCAATGTCCGCGCCTCGCCGCTCCCCAGTTCCTGCACATCTTCCAGCAGCCGGGGCAGCTGCCGGAGCAGGATTTCCGCCTTGGGATTGGTTTGCTGCACCTGTCCGTCGTAATCGAGGATGATGATGCCGGTGGGAGAGGTGAAAATGAGTTTTTCGAGGAAGAAATGCTGCTGCTCCTGCAAGGTGCGCTCATGCCGCAACTGGTCGAGCATCTGGTTATAAACTTCTATCAGCTCGTCCATTTCCGATTGCCCGGTTTTGATCAACCGCACGCTGAAATCCTTGTCCTTCAACGCTTCCGCACCCTGCGTCAACATTTTCAGCGGGCGCAGCAATTGCAGGTAGAGGCTCCGGGAAAACCATAGCGACAAAAATATGAACAGCTCGCTGGCGAGGAAAAGCCATTTGTTTTCCCTGAACACGAACCACGACAGCGTGAGCGCCACGCCATGCAGTACGATTACGAACAGGAGGAATTTAGTCCGCAGCTTCATCGTAAGGTATATTGTATTTTTCGAGCCTGCGGTAGAGCGCGCTCCGCGTGAGCCCCAGCGCTGCCGCCGCCCGCGCGATCTTGTTTTGATGGAAAGCCATCGCCTTGCGGATCATTTCCACTTCCAGATCTTCCAGCGTAATGGTGCCCACGCCGGGAAGCTGCAATTGCCCCTTCGCGGCCGGCGAAAGCTCCAGCTGCCCGCTGAAATGCCCGATTTCCAGCACATCGGCGTTATGCACGAGCATCGTACGTTCGGTGAGGTTCTTCAGTTGCCGGATATTCCCCGGCAAGGACAGCGATTGCAGCCATTTCAGCGCTTCTTTCGAAACGGTGAGCGCGGGCCGGTTATAGATTTCGCGGAGGTTGCGGATGAAGTGGTTGACCAGCAGGGGAATATCGCCCGGCCGCTCGCGGAGGGCGGGGAGGTGAATGGTGATGAGGTTGATGCGGTAGAGGAGGTCTTCCCGGAAAGAGCCGTCGGCCACCATCTGGTGAAGGTTCTTGTTGGTGGCGCATACCACACGCACGTCCACCGTTTTGGTGCGGCTGCTGCCGAGTACTTCATACGTCCGGTCTTGCAGCACGCGCAGCAGTTTCACCTGGCTGGAGGGCTCGAGGTCGCCGGTTTCGTCGAGGAAGATGGTGCCTTTGTTCGCCAGTTCGAAACGACCGGTGCGGTCGAACCGGGCGTCGGTGAAGGCGCCGCGGACGTGCCCGAACATCTCGCTTTCGAACAGGGAGGCGGAGATGCCGCCGAGGTTCACTTTCACGAAGGGGCGCTGTTTGCGGCGCGAGTTCTGGTGAATGGCTTCGGCAACGAGTTCCTTGCCTGTCCCGCTTTCGCCGGTGATGAGCACGGAAGCGTCGGTAGCGGCAACGCGCCCGATCGTTTCGAGGACCTGCAGCATGGCGGGGTCTTCTCCGATGATCTGGCGGAAGTCGTAGTCTTTGTCGAGCTGCTTGCGGGTGAGGCCGCGGACGGGCTTTTTGTCCTGCAGCGCCAGCACGGTGCGTACGGATTGCAGGAGGGCGTCGTTGCTCCAGGGCTTGGTGATGAAATCGGCCGCGCCGAGCTTCATGCCCTGAACGGCCAGTTCTATGCTGCCCCAGCCGGTGATGAGGATCACGGGGATGGTGTGGTCGAAGGTTTTGATGCGATCGAGCAGGGCCATGCCTTCTTCGCCGGTGGTGCGGTTGGAAAAATTCAGGTCGAGGAGGATGAGGCCTGGCCTCGTTTGGGAAATGGCTTCCATGGCCTGTTCCGGCGTGCCGGCGGCGGAAGCTTCAAATCCCTCCTGTCGTAAAAGCAGCAGGAGGGAGGTGCGGACTGCGATATCGTCGTCAATGATCAGGATCATACGCCTTCACTAAAAATTATCGGGTTGTGCCATTAAAAACAGCGCATGGTCAAAAAAACCTTCGGTTACGCTTCTGCGGTAACCCGGGCATATTTGTTCCTGTATTCCAAAGGCGTGAGCCCGGTAACTTTTTTGAAAGTATCCCGGAAAGCCTTGGTGTCGGTATATCCCACGTCGAACATCACTTCGCTGACATTTTTCCTGGAAGCTTCGAAATGGCGTTTGGCGGCTTCTATACGCACCCGTTGGATATATTCGAGGGGGGTATTGTTGGTAGCCTGGCGGAACCTCCGCTCGAAGGTCCGGCGCCCGGAATTGACGATAGCCGCCAGTTCGTCTATCGTCATTTTTTCGGTGTAATTCTTCTCAATGTAGTCCTGTACCTGGATGATCTCATCGTCGGCATGTCTTTTTTGTCCTTTAAATACCGTAAAAACCGCCTGGCTGCTACGCCCGATATCCAGCGCGAAGTTTTTAGAGATGAGAACGGCCGTTTCCCGGTCGGAAAACTTCTCGATCAGGTATAGCACCAGGTTCCAGAGGCTGCTGGCACCGCCGCTGCTGTAGATGTTCCCGACTTCGGTGATAATGGCGCCGTCTACCACCGCAATCCCGGGGTAGCGCACACGGAACTCGTCGAGGTAAGCCCAGTGCGTGGAGCATTTCTTGCCGTTCAGCAGCCCTGTTTCCGCCAGCAGGAAAGCCCCCAGGCAGAGGCTGGCCACGCTGCAGCCCTTTTCATACAATTGCCGGAAGTAGGGAATGGCTTCGGCATTGATCCTGATACCATCATCCAGATCGCCGTACACGGGCGGGATGATCAGCAGATCGGTTGCGCCCACATCCTGCAACAGCCGGTCGGCCTTAATGGTATATTCACCGTCGTTCGCAGATACGAAAGGGGTAAGACCGGCATATTCCACTTCGAATATGGGCTCCTTTCCCAAAGCCATCAGAAAGTCGTTCGCTGCCTTGAAGGCACGGTAGGGAGGCGTTACCGCTTCTATGACACCTTTTTCGGGTGCGAAAACTGTTACTCGCATAGACTTGAAAATGTTATAAGTAAAGATACGGCATGCCTGTCATTTTCACCCCCTTAATTTGACGCATTCATGCAGTATCGGTTTCGGGGATTTGGGCCACCTTTGTTTCAACGAACGAAAAACTAAAAACACACACAACATGGCAAAGAAAATCTTTATCAATTTACCCGTAGCCGATCTTGGAAAGTCGATGGACTTCTATACGAAAACCGGCTTTACCAATAACCCGGTGTTTACGGACGAAACGGCGGCCTGCATGGTGCTGAGCGACGAAATATATGTAATGCTGCTGACCCACGACAAGTTTACCCAGTTTACGGACAAAAAGATCATCGATGCCAAAACGGGCATTGGCGTGATCAACTCCGTATCGCTGGACAGCCGCGCAGAAATGGACATCATGGCGGATGCCGCGCTGAATGCCGGCGGTACCGAGCCCAGCACGCCGAAAGATTACGGGTTTATGCAACAACGTAGCTTCAGTGATCCGGATGGCAACCATTGGGAAGTATGTTACATGGATATGAGCCAGTTCCCCGGCTAATGATGAAGCATGCAGGATCTCCTTTCGCCGTGCACCTTTCCTTCAACGGCAATTGCAGCCAGGCTTTCCATTATTACAGGACATGCTTCGGCGGAGAATTGACGGTGCAAACCCTGGCAGACACGCCGATCGGCAAGGGGCTGGACAGTGACATGCAGAACGCCGTGGTCTGGGCCACCCTGGAAAACAAGTATTTCAAGCTGGTGGGGACAGACCTCACGGATGAAAACCGCATCGTTTCCGGCAATAACGTCAGCATCCTCATCGAATGCCCGTCTTTTACCGAGCGGACCCGGCTGATCAACAAGCTCATTAACCGGAATTTCTGCTCGATCGAAAACACCAATCCCCTGGTCAATATCATCGACATATACCGCATCTGTTGGATATTAAGTGTTCATTCATAAACTTTACTACAATGAAAACGACTAAAATTATTTTCTGGATAACCACCATCGCTATTTTCCTTTTCGAAGGTGTTATGCCCATCAGCTCCCTGATTTTCACGCCGGAGTATACTTACATCGG
Proteins encoded in this region:
- a CDS encoding efflux RND transporter permease subunit; translation: MFDTFIRRPVLSLVISLFIVLLGLLALFGLPVTQFPDIVPPSVTVTAKYTGANAEVCANAVAIPLERAINGVPGMTYMTSVSSNNGTTLITVFFKVGTDPDQAAMNVQNRVSTIIDELPEEVIKAGVTTEKEVNSMLLYLNVMSEDSTLDENFIYNFADINVLKELKRIDGVGFAEIMGAKEYAMRVWLQPDRMLAYNVSADEVVQAIRRQNIEAAPGKTGESSDKQAQLLQYVLRYTGKYFEPDQYADIIIRANPDGSVLRLKEIADVEFGALTYGMVSKTDGKPSASIMLKQRPGSNAQDVIKNVKLRMEELKASSFPPGMTYNFNYDVSRFLDASIAEVLRTLFEAFILVGIVVFLFLQDWRSTLIPILAIPVALIGTLAFMQLMGFSINLLTLFALVLSIGIVVDNAIVVVEAVHAKMTETHLPALQATLASMKEISGAVIAITLVMSAVFIPVAFLSGPVGVFYRQFSLTLAFAIIISGINALTLTPALCALMLKHDPNGHMRTNPLQWFFNMFNRGYNKTENKYKRIVGAIAGKRVLTLITLIAFFVLTWGAAAILPGGFIPGEDQGMIYVNVTTPNGATVERTEKVLDSVQAAAAGMDAVESVSTLAGYSLVNEVAGASYGMGMINLKSWGDREQSVNEIIEELKQRTRNIADASIEYFPPPTVPGFGNASGFELRVLDRTGADDLEQVSEVTNKFIAALEKRPEIGSAFTSFDPAFPQYMIHVDQAMAAKKGVSIDNAMSTLQTLLGSFYASNFIRFGQMYKVMVQASPQYRTKPEDVLLLHVKNDHGEMVPFSNFVRLERVYGPETLTRYNMYMSAMINGDAAPGFSSGDAIRAIEETAKATLPRGFSFEWSGMTREQVLSGNQAIYIFGICLLFVYLLLAAQYESFLLPLPVLLSLPAGIFGAFLCLKLAGLENNIYAQVALVMLIGLLGKNAILIVEFAVQRQKQGLTVVRAAIEGGVSRLRPILMTSFAFIAGLIPLCIASGAGAMGNRSIGTAAAGGMLIGTIFGVLVIPGLYVLFSRIKVKRKKPKPAVIAAAALLLFLGACKAPQPLQTPELPAVPQAEKDTLAPVSLLPVKSFFTDPYLQQLLDTAFRNNADVLIAVQKMETVQAQLAMARKAWLPTLNAGVHAGTEKFGKYTIDGVGNFDTNLSPNIDKDQRLPTPAVPDYFAGLRSAWEIDLWGKLKRQKEAAYARFLASAEGRRLVYTQLTAQIASLYYHLLELDYELAVIEKNVLLQESALETVKIQQEAGRATALAVQQFHAQFLNTKALAFGIRQQRTEIENQLNALAGRFPQEVPRSKNLLEAPIPAKLAEGIPAKLLLARPDIRQAELELVAAKADVNAARASFFPTLTLSASIGYNAFDPGLLFKSPASIAYTALGGLTAPVFNQNQIRSRYRIATAEGMSAFYAYRQAIVNGYQEVSTSLQKVGNSEQAYKLKEAEVLMLQSGVSTSRDLFATGYANYLEVINAQKNVLDAELALAQHRREVFDGVIALYRALGGGAE
- a CDS encoding ATP-binding protein — protein: MTIQELQLFDALKDVPVAQLQWLIDNSETERFAEGDYLYKPGDDIRGVHFILSGTIEFYRIQAGNKVPITETSAHQVTGILPYSRARGSIGYSCCKTPVEMMTYPKAKLREMMAQQYELTQALVFVMTNRVRDFTIITQQNEKMMALGKLAAGLAHELNNPAAAIVRGSDTLGEHLRGAPETFRKMMLTRLSPEEADFVCDQIRESLSVADRPVPGMLERSSQEDAISDWLYDHHIPDVPDMAENFRHYGLHPASLDAFAKKLPAEYLGTVLSWMSSHFTTERMLSDIREASQRISGLVKSVKIFTHMDGGADKQFIDIHTGIRNTLVMMQYKLRKGKIEVKEEFDDTLPPVFALSGELNQVWTNLIDNAADALDAQGNGVLTIRTVRDGEFVKVTVGDNGPGIPPENLSRIFDPFFTTKAIGKGTGLGLDAVMNIVRQHHGSVKATSEPGNTIFTICFPINGEANTNNA
- a CDS encoding UBP-type zinc finger domain-containing protein; this encodes MADKPCQHILQLETLVHPKKHECEECVKTGGTWLHLRTCQTCGGTFCCDSSPSRHMTAHFHATGHPVVISAEPGERWIWCYEDQSFAEY
- a CDS encoding sensor histidine kinase, translated to MKLRTKFLLFVIVLHGVALTLSWFVFRENKWLFLASELFIFLSLWFSRSLYLQLLRPLKMLTQGAEALKDKDFSVRLIKTGQSEMDELIEVYNQMLDQLRHERTLQEQQHFFLEKLIFTSPTGIIILDYDGQVQQTNPKAEILLRQLPRLLEDVQELGSGEARTLTINGVNTFKLQKSHFIDRGFARHFVMIEELTTEILSAEKKVYGKVIRMMAHEVNNTIGPVNSIIGSTLKAHTLDPAHQGALEVAVERNQHLNGFMRNFADLVKLPPPDRKPLSIQSLLRHAAQLHEARAAEKNIRIHLDFLPNDTTVSGDRLQLEQVLINVIKNAMEAIGTDGDIRIAQLQDAVRISDTGHGVEAPADVFTPFFSTKPDGQGIGLMLVRDILMAHGWQFSLETPLPGDTRFTIRFAR
- a CDS encoding FAD-dependent oxidoreductase, with the protein product MNQPIIFLIDDDQQVLRAISRDLRNQFRDRYKVLSTASVAEALASLTELQNKGEEVALFLSDQRMPEMDGVHFLEKAMKVFPEAKRVLLTAYSDTEAAIKAINDVKLDYYLMKPWDPPEEKLYPVMEEILGDWQANYRPDFKGIRVIGYQFSPRSHEIKDFLAGNLVPYQWMDVESNEQGKLLAAANNLGAQELPAIIFEDGALFAKPALKDIASRIGLNPTVRNQVYDVAIIGAGPAGLAASVYGASEGLSTLLIERRAPGGQAGTSSRIENYLGFPTGLSGADLTRRAITQATRFGTEFLSPQSVAGIQVKDQYKIISLDDGTEIYSKALVITTGVDYRKLETQGIGDFTGAGVYYGAASTEAASCRDKEVFVLGGGNSAGQAAMYLSKFARNVHIVIRKPDLRSSMSAYLIDQITQTPNIHLLPCAEIAEGTGEAKLSNLRLRDLNSGAESDMPADALYIFIGARPYTDWIGDGIIKNDKGFIETGRDLQQYPAFRQLWKPARDPYILETSIPGIFAAGDVRAGAMNRVAAAVGEGAMAISFVHKYLAET